Proteins from one Lonchura striata isolate bLonStr1 chromosome 28, bLonStr1.mat, whole genome shotgun sequence genomic window:
- the LOC110475769 gene encoding scaffold attachment factor B1 isoform X1 yields the protein MAESHSPAGLAESASLAGPGVPGSESESRRRPLSELRVIDLRAELRQRNLDSGGNKSVLMERLRKAIEEEGGNPDEIPVVSENIMKKTPKRSSKGRRADEEGVEDNGLEEDSGDGQDDIETSLDNLQDIDMMDISVLDEAEIDNGNAVDCGDDYSAHNILDSLSDSKENADAEVKEFPDQPTEYAVGNLEVSPQFSEIKEESREIPIVMVEFEDVGNSLDASSSDLTVIKELEELPLEPENEKILDILGETCKSELLNEEPPEAERPRAQEASNAGPGKRLAEEEDALAAAQLEEDALALDSKSAQALARKEAKRLVVAKGETSEQSPEEEAPDSEGVVVETLSDQSSKRSQGLEASSGEAAEKGAGAEARDSKEDGKRAEDKANSEESSPATKESSASEGGDQKKSPVEDKDTKAVTKDEKGRVGSGSGRNLWVSGLSSSTRATDLKNLFSKYGKVVGAKVVTNARSPGARCYGFVTMSTSEEATKCINHLHRTELHGKMISVEKAKNEPAGKKPSDKKEGETRKEKDRHHSAESKSEKSVGIKKEEKIDKKDDAKKSEKDDKEGKEKDEQKTGSSDRSRASKSASRGTERTVVMDKSKGEPVISVKTSASKERSTKSQDRKSESKEKQDILSFDKIKEQRERERQRQREREIRETERRRERERRDREQRLAAIHERDERQRLQRERERLEFQRQRLDRERLERERLERERMHIEQERRREQERIQREREELRRQQEQLRYEQERRSAMRRPYDPDSRRDDPYWPEAKRLALDERYHSDFGRQDRFHDFDHRDRGRYQDHCLDRRDCTRGIPDRDGQHYPDERHGGPERHSRDSWGGYGSDRRMSEGRGIPPQTRDGRDWGDHGRKLEGHQDRTWQGNVDGGVMGRDHERWQGGDRSMPGQSGPGHGMTRGGTSGRGGLAGSQGQALQGIPGAFAAPERTNRLGEPRFSRRY from the exons ATGGCTGAGAGTCACTCACCGGCCGGGCTGGCGGAGTCTGCgtccctggcagggcctggcgTCCCCGGTTCGGAGTCGGAAAGCCGGCGGCGGCCGCTGAGCGAGCTGCGCGTGATAGACCTGCGCGCCGAGCTCAGGCAGCGCAACCTGGACAGCGGCGGCAACAAGAGCGTCCTCATGGAGCGGCTGAGGAAG GCTattgaggaggaaggaggaaatcCTGATGAAATTCCAGTggtttcagaaaatattatgaAGAAAACTCCAAAAAGGAGCAGCAAAG GACGTAGAGCAGATGAAGAGGGAGTGGAAGATAACGGCCTGGAGGAGGATTCTGGAGATGGACAG gaCGATATTGAAACAAGTTTGGATAACTTGCAGGATATTGACATGATGGATATAAGTGTGTTAGATGAAGCTGAAATAGATAATGGCAATGCAGTAGATTGTGGAGATGATTACAGTGCCCATAATATTCTTGACTCGCTGTCTGATAGTAAAGAAAATGCTGATGCAGAAGTGAAAGAATTTCCAGATCAGCCTACAGAGTATGCTGTAGGTAACTTGGAGGTGTCCCCAcaattttcagaaattaaagaagaatCAAGAGAAATACCAATAGTGATG gtaGAGTTTGAAGATGTTGGGAACAGTTTAGATGCTTCTTCATCAGATTTAACCGTAATAAAG GAACTTGAAGAGTTACCTTTGGAGCCAG aaaatgagaaaatactcGACATTTTGGGGGAAACTTGTAAATCTGAGCTACTTAACGAAGAACCTCCCGAAGCGGAGCGGCCGCGTGCGCAGGAAGCCAGTAACGCGGGGCCAGGCAAGAGGCTGGCTGAGGAAGAGGACGCTCTCGCTGCCGCTCAGCTGGAGGAAGATGCTTTAGCTTTGGACAGCAAATCGGCCCAAGCTTTGGCAAGGAAGGAAGCAAAGCGTTTAGTGGTAGCAAAAGGGGAGACAAGTGAACAGAGCCCCGAGGAAGAGGCCCCGGACTCTGAAGGTGTAGTGGTAGAGACCCTAAGCGATCAGAGTAGCAAACGCTCCCAAGGCCTGGAAGCCTCTAGTGGGGAGGCAGCGGAGAAAGGCGCAGGTGCCGAAGCCAGAGATAGCAAAGAAGATGGCAAGAGAGCAGAAGACAAAGCTAATTCTGAGGAATCTTCCCCTGCCACTAAAGAGTCCTCAGCCAGTGAGGGCGGTGATCAGAAAaagag CCCTGTTGAAGACAAAGATACAAAGGCAGTCACAAAAGATGAGAAAG GCCGTGTGGGGAGTGGTTCTGGCAGAAATTTGTGGGTTAGTGGACTTTCTTCTTCTACTAGAGCTACAGATTTGAAGAACCTTTTCAGCAAGTATGGAAAG GTGGTTGGTGCAAAAGTGGTGACAAATGCTCGCAGTCCTGGCGCTCGCTGCTATGGCTTTGTGACAATGTCAACATCTGAGGAGGCCACCAAGTGTATTAATCACCTCCACAGAACAGAGCTGCATGGTAAAATGATTTCTGTGGAAAAG GCAAAAAATgaaccagcaggaaaaaagcCTTCTGACAAAAAGGAAGGTgaaacaaggaaggaaaaagacagGCACCATTCTGCAGAGTCCAAATCTGAGAA GTCTGTTGGTATTAAGAAGGAAGAGAAGATTGACAAAAAAGATGATGCTAAGAAATCAGAGAAAGAtgataaagaaggaaaagaaaaggatgaACAAAAGACTGGATCTTCTGATAGATCCAGGGCAAGCAAATCAG cGAGTCGAGGAACAGAAAGAACAGTGGTAATGGATAAATCTAAAGGAGAACCAGTTATTAGTGTGAAAACCTCTGCCTCAAAAGAGAGG AGCACGAAAAGCCAGGACCGCAAATCGGAGAGCAAGGAAAAGCAGGATATTTTATCATTTGATAAAATCAAGGAGCAGCGGGAACGGGAGCGGcagaggcagagggagagagaaatcaGGGAAACGGAGAGGCGCCG agagagagagaggcgAGACCGGGAGCAGCGCCTCGCAGCCATTCACGAGCGGGATGAGAGACAGAGGCTCCAGAGGGAGCGGGAACGGCTGGAATTCCAACGGCAGCGCCTGGACAGAGAGCGCTTGGAgagggagaggctggagagggaaagGATGCACATAGAGCAGGAGAGGAGACGGGAACAGGAGCGAATccagagggagagggaggagctgcgacgccagcaggagcagctgcgctATGAGCAGGAGCGGAGATCTGCCATGAGGAGGCCTTACGATCCTGACAGCAG GCGGGATGACCCGTACTGGCCCGAGGCCAAGCGGCTGGCGCTGGACGAGCGGTACCACTCGGACTTCGGCCGCCAGGATCGCTTCCACGACTTCGACCACCGGGACCGCGGCCGCTACCAGGATCACTGCTTGGACAG gAGAGACTGTACAAGGGGAATTCCAGATCGAGATGGGCAG CACTACCCAGACGAGCGGCACGGGGGGCCTGAGCGTCACTCCCGGGACAGCTGGGGTGGCTACGGCTCCGACAGGAGGATGAGTGAGGGAAGAGGGATCCCCCCACAAACCCG agatgGACGTGACTGGGGAGATCATGGTCGAAAGTTAGAGGGGCATCAAGATCGTACATGGCAGGGAAATGTGGATGGAGGAGTGATGGGACGGGATCATGAGAGATGGCAAG
- the LOC110475769 gene encoding scaffold attachment factor B1 isoform X2: protein MAPKRARGPEGIDAGGPGSPCRRRCHGLSPSPAPVPALRVCRGARPECSQLRAPRSSAAPCVAGAIEEEGGNPDEIPVVSENIMKKTPKRSSKGRRADEEGVEDNGLEEDSGDGQDDIETSLDNLQDIDMMDISVLDEAEIDNGNAVDCGDDYSAHNILDSLSDSKENADAEVKEFPDQPTEYAVGNLEVSPQFSEIKEESREIPIVMVEFEDVGNSLDASSSDLTVIKELEELPLEPENEKILDILGETCKSELLNEEPPEAERPRAQEASNAGPGKRLAEEEDALAAAQLEEDALALDSKSAQALARKEAKRLVVAKGETSEQSPEEEAPDSEGVVVETLSDQSSKRSQGLEASSGEAAEKGAGAEARDSKEDGKRAEDKANSEESSPATKESSASEGGDQKKSPVEDKDTKAVTKDEKGRVGSGSGRNLWVSGLSSSTRATDLKNLFSKYGKVVGAKVVTNARSPGARCYGFVTMSTSEEATKCINHLHRTELHGKMISVEKAKNEPAGKKPSDKKEGETRKEKDRHHSAESKSEKSVGIKKEEKIDKKDDAKKSEKDDKEGKEKDEQKTGSSDRSRASKSASRGTERTVVMDKSKGEPVISVKTSASKERSTKSQDRKSESKEKQDILSFDKIKEQRERERQRQREREIRETERRRERERRDREQRLAAIHERDERQRLQRERERLEFQRQRLDRERLERERLERERMHIEQERRREQERIQREREELRRQQEQLRYEQERRSAMRRPYDPDSRRDDPYWPEAKRLALDERYHSDFGRQDRFHDFDHRDRGRYQDHCLDRRDCTRGIPDRDGQHYPDERHGGPERHSRDSWGGYGSDRRMSEGRGIPPQTRDGRDWGDHGRKLEGHQDRTWQGNVDGGVMGRDHERWQGGDRSMPGQSGPGHGMTRGGTSGRGGLAGSQGQALQGIPGAFAAPERTNRLGEPRFSRRY, encoded by the exons ATGGCGCCAAAGCGCGCCCGGGGCCCTGAGGGGATCGATGCCGGCGGGCCGGGCTCGCCCTGTCGCCGCCGCTGTCACGGACTGTCACCGAGTCCCGCTCCCGTCCCGGCTCTCCGTGTCTGTCGTGGCGCTCGGCCCGAGTGTTCCCAGCTTCGTGCGCCACGGagttctgctgctccctgcGTCGCTGGG GCTattgaggaggaaggaggaaatcCTGATGAAATTCCAGTggtttcagaaaatattatgaAGAAAACTCCAAAAAGGAGCAGCAAAG GACGTAGAGCAGATGAAGAGGGAGTGGAAGATAACGGCCTGGAGGAGGATTCTGGAGATGGACAG gaCGATATTGAAACAAGTTTGGATAACTTGCAGGATATTGACATGATGGATATAAGTGTGTTAGATGAAGCTGAAATAGATAATGGCAATGCAGTAGATTGTGGAGATGATTACAGTGCCCATAATATTCTTGACTCGCTGTCTGATAGTAAAGAAAATGCTGATGCAGAAGTGAAAGAATTTCCAGATCAGCCTACAGAGTATGCTGTAGGTAACTTGGAGGTGTCCCCAcaattttcagaaattaaagaagaatCAAGAGAAATACCAATAGTGATG gtaGAGTTTGAAGATGTTGGGAACAGTTTAGATGCTTCTTCATCAGATTTAACCGTAATAAAG GAACTTGAAGAGTTACCTTTGGAGCCAG aaaatgagaaaatactcGACATTTTGGGGGAAACTTGTAAATCTGAGCTACTTAACGAAGAACCTCCCGAAGCGGAGCGGCCGCGTGCGCAGGAAGCCAGTAACGCGGGGCCAGGCAAGAGGCTGGCTGAGGAAGAGGACGCTCTCGCTGCCGCTCAGCTGGAGGAAGATGCTTTAGCTTTGGACAGCAAATCGGCCCAAGCTTTGGCAAGGAAGGAAGCAAAGCGTTTAGTGGTAGCAAAAGGGGAGACAAGTGAACAGAGCCCCGAGGAAGAGGCCCCGGACTCTGAAGGTGTAGTGGTAGAGACCCTAAGCGATCAGAGTAGCAAACGCTCCCAAGGCCTGGAAGCCTCTAGTGGGGAGGCAGCGGAGAAAGGCGCAGGTGCCGAAGCCAGAGATAGCAAAGAAGATGGCAAGAGAGCAGAAGACAAAGCTAATTCTGAGGAATCTTCCCCTGCCACTAAAGAGTCCTCAGCCAGTGAGGGCGGTGATCAGAAAaagag CCCTGTTGAAGACAAAGATACAAAGGCAGTCACAAAAGATGAGAAAG GCCGTGTGGGGAGTGGTTCTGGCAGAAATTTGTGGGTTAGTGGACTTTCTTCTTCTACTAGAGCTACAGATTTGAAGAACCTTTTCAGCAAGTATGGAAAG GTGGTTGGTGCAAAAGTGGTGACAAATGCTCGCAGTCCTGGCGCTCGCTGCTATGGCTTTGTGACAATGTCAACATCTGAGGAGGCCACCAAGTGTATTAATCACCTCCACAGAACAGAGCTGCATGGTAAAATGATTTCTGTGGAAAAG GCAAAAAATgaaccagcaggaaaaaagcCTTCTGACAAAAAGGAAGGTgaaacaaggaaggaaaaagacagGCACCATTCTGCAGAGTCCAAATCTGAGAA GTCTGTTGGTATTAAGAAGGAAGAGAAGATTGACAAAAAAGATGATGCTAAGAAATCAGAGAAAGAtgataaagaaggaaaagaaaaggatgaACAAAAGACTGGATCTTCTGATAGATCCAGGGCAAGCAAATCAG cGAGTCGAGGAACAGAAAGAACAGTGGTAATGGATAAATCTAAAGGAGAACCAGTTATTAGTGTGAAAACCTCTGCCTCAAAAGAGAGG AGCACGAAAAGCCAGGACCGCAAATCGGAGAGCAAGGAAAAGCAGGATATTTTATCATTTGATAAAATCAAGGAGCAGCGGGAACGGGAGCGGcagaggcagagggagagagaaatcaGGGAAACGGAGAGGCGCCG agagagagagaggcgAGACCGGGAGCAGCGCCTCGCAGCCATTCACGAGCGGGATGAGAGACAGAGGCTCCAGAGGGAGCGGGAACGGCTGGAATTCCAACGGCAGCGCCTGGACAGAGAGCGCTTGGAgagggagaggctggagagggaaagGATGCACATAGAGCAGGAGAGGAGACGGGAACAGGAGCGAATccagagggagagggaggagctgcgacgccagcaggagcagctgcgctATGAGCAGGAGCGGAGATCTGCCATGAGGAGGCCTTACGATCCTGACAGCAG GCGGGATGACCCGTACTGGCCCGAGGCCAAGCGGCTGGCGCTGGACGAGCGGTACCACTCGGACTTCGGCCGCCAGGATCGCTTCCACGACTTCGACCACCGGGACCGCGGCCGCTACCAGGATCACTGCTTGGACAG gAGAGACTGTACAAGGGGAATTCCAGATCGAGATGGGCAG CACTACCCAGACGAGCGGCACGGGGGGCCTGAGCGTCACTCCCGGGACAGCTGGGGTGGCTACGGCTCCGACAGGAGGATGAGTGAGGGAAGAGGGATCCCCCCACAAACCCG agatgGACGTGACTGGGGAGATCATGGTCGAAAGTTAGAGGGGCATCAAGATCGTACATGGCAGGGAAATGTGGATGGAGGAGTGATGGGACGGGATCATGAGAGATGGCAAG